GGCCAGCACGACGCCGGCGGACCGATGACCGGCGGCAATTACTCGCTCACGGGCGGATTCTGGAGCCTGGTTGCGGCCGTGCAAACGCCCGGCGCGCCGCTCTTAGGCATTTATCACACAGATACCAACACCGTCGTGGTTTATTGGCCCGCAGCGGCCAGCAGTTTCACCCTCCAGCAGAGCGCCAGTTTGAGTTCGCCCGGCTGGGGAAACGTGACCGCAACTCAAAACCTGGTGGGCACCAATATCGAGGTCATCGTCTCTCCGCCGGTCGGCACGGAATTTTATCGGCTGCAACAATAGAACATGGTTTGTCGCAGGGTGGATACACGAAGCCTTTTTGGAGCTTCTTGTGCTTTTAGCGCCGCTTCTTGGCGGGCAACTTCTTGCGCTTGGTTTTTGCAAAGTCCCTGAGCTGACTGCGGCTCATTGAATTGAACATGCTCTTCGAAGCGCCACGAAGAGAGGATTTGCTGCGCCGTCCGCGTTTTGCCGCCAAAGCGGATCCGGCGGCCATTTGCTGTTTTTTTGATTTTGCAGGCATACAGTGAGTCAGCCATTGTTGAAATGCCCCCGCCAGGGGGTGTTTCCCGCCTTAAAGCAATGAAAGGGCCTGCCCAAGGTATTCGTATTCAGGGATCGAGTTATAGATTTGCGCCGAGATTCGAAAGTAACGCCGCTCGGGCGCACCCAACCGCACCAAAGGCACCTCGATCCCGAACCTATCGTAAAGAGCCACTTGCTCGCGGTCTATTTTGCCCTTTCGGGCACGGCCCTGGAACCGTTCCGGGAGAGGCAAAGTCGCCAGCGCCCCCAACATTGACTCCGGACAAGGCGGCTCGATTTGAAGCAGGTCGCAAAGCAGGCGCCGGGCCTGAATCGCCAGCGCTCTGTTGCGCCTTCGCAGTGCGGTCCAACCGCCGGGCAACAAGCTTCCCATCCATTCAACTGCCGCTCCGGCACAAAACCAGGCAGTTGGGTCACAGGTGCCTGCCCAATCAAATCGATCCTGAAACGGGCTGTAGCCATGTCGTGGGGTGTTGTTCCCGTGGCTGATCACCGCCGGTTGCAGGAACTCTTGCTTGTCTTCGCGAGCCCAGAGAAACGCAGCGCCCTTGGGAGCGCAGACCCATTTGTGAAGATTGCCGGTGCAAAAAGCGGGGCGCAGACGGCTCAGGTTCATCGGGACCATACCTGGGGCGTGGGCTGCATCAAGCAGGCTGTCCACTCCACGCGCATCCAGCGCGTGGACCAGGTCCTCGACGGGAAATACCATTCCTGAATTGCTGGTGACATAATCAATAAGGGCCAGGCGCGTGCGTGGCGTAACCGCCCGCAGCACCGCCTCGACCACCTGCTCGGGACACTCGAGCGGAAACGGAACATGGGCGAGCCTCAAGCGAGCTGCGGAGCGGCGGGCGGCTTCTGCCAGTACATTGTGGCAGGCATTGTAATCATGGTTGGTGGTGAGCAATTCATCACCGTGCGAAAGCCTCAGCGAACGGACAACCGCATTGACTCCGCTCGTCGCGTTGGAAACGAAAACCATGTCCTGACGGCGAGCGCCAACAAATTTTGCCACTGTTCTGCGTGAAGGTTCCAAACGTTCCTCATAATGCCGCCAGAGAAATTGCACCGGTTCGGCTTCCATCTGCCGCCGCAGTTCAGATTGCAGGTCCAGAATGGGTTTGGGGCAGGCCCCGAACGAGCCGTGGTTAAGGAAGACGCTGTTGGGCGCAAGGACCCAGTGGCGCCGGTATTTCGAATGCCTCGGCGGTGTGCTCCGCTTCATTTTTCGGGCAAAGTTTAGGGCCTGGGGAGCACAGAGCAAGAAAAGGCCATTCTTGACCTTTGTGGTGTGGATTTTAAAATCGGTTCTCATGAAGCTCTCGTTGCGAGGTGAATACGCTCTGCGCGCCCTGCTGGTACTCGGGCTCGAGTACGGCCAGGAGGTCGTTCGGGTACAAACCATCGCCGAGCACCAGAATATACCCAAACGCTTTCTCGAACAGATTCTAAACGACTTGAAGTCCGCCGGCATCGTTCAAAGCAAGCGCGGTGTGGCCGGAGGCTACCGCCTGGCAAAGCCGCCCGAGACGATCACCCTGGCCGCCGTTGTGCGCCATATTGAAGGTGCTCTGGCTCCAGTCAGTTGCGTTAGCGAGCGCTTTTACGAAAAGTGTTCATGCC
The Verrucomicrobiia bacterium genome window above contains:
- a CDS encoding DUF3008 family protein, with product MPAKSKKQQMAAGSALAAKRGRRSKSSLRGASKSMFNSMSRSQLRDFAKTKRKKLPAKKRR
- a CDS encoding aminotransferase class V-fold PLP-dependent enzyme, giving the protein MKRSTPPRHSKYRRHWVLAPNSVFLNHGSFGACPKPILDLQSELRRQMEAEPVQFLWRHYEERLEPSRRTVAKFVGARRQDMVFVSNATSGVNAVVRSLRLSHGDELLTTNHDYNACHNVLAEAARRSAARLRLAHVPFPLECPEQVVEAVLRAVTPRTRLALIDYVTSNSGMVFPVEDLVHALDARGVDSLLDAAHAPGMVPMNLSRLRPAFCTGNLHKWVCAPKGAAFLWAREDKQEFLQPAVISHGNNTPRHGYSPFQDRFDWAGTCDPTAWFCAGAAVEWMGSLLPGGWTALRRRNRALAIQARRLLCDLLQIEPPCPESMLGALATLPLPERFQGRARKGKIDREQVALYDRFGIEVPLVRLGAPERRYFRISAQIYNSIPEYEYLGQALSLL
- a CDS encoding Rrf2 family transcriptional regulator; its protein translation is MKLSLRGEYALRALLVLGLEYGQEVVRVQTIAEHQNIPKRFLEQILNDLKSAGIVQSKRGVAGGYRLAKPPETITLAAVVRHIEGALAPVSCVSERFYEKCSCPDESRCAIRSVMGEIREAIVKTAERVTIADLCDRSRALQKTLLGPPDFMI